One window of the Cumulibacter manganitolerans genome contains the following:
- a CDS encoding universal stress protein, protein MPVVVGFIPTNEGRAALERAIEESKLRGEKLIVVGSNKGGDEFVKQGLNFDEELEKVTDRLEADGVDHEVHALVRGKDPAEDLVEVADRMGAKLIVIGLRRRSPVGKLIMGSNAQRILLDANCDVLAVKPTSR, encoded by the coding sequence ATGCCAGTTGTCGTTGGATTCATCCCGACCAACGAGGGCCGCGCCGCCCTCGAGCGCGCCATCGAGGAGTCGAAGCTGCGCGGCGAGAAGCTCATCGTCGTCGGCTCGAACAAGGGCGGCGACGAGTTCGTGAAGCAGGGGCTGAACTTCGACGAGGAGCTGGAGAAGGTCACCGACCGCCTCGAGGCCGACGGCGTCGACCACGAGGTGCACGCGCTGGTGCGCGGCAAGGACCCGGCCGAGGACCTCGTCGAGGTGGCCGACCGGATGGGCGCCAAGCTCATCGTCATCGGGCTGCGCCGGCGCTCCCCGGTCGGCAAGCTCATCATGGGCTCCAACGCCCAGCGCATCCTGCTGGACGCGAACTGCGACGTGCTCGCCGTCAAGCCGACCTCGCGGTAG